One segment of Rhodopirellula baltica SH 1 DNA contains the following:
- the dnaX gene encoding DNA polymerase III subunit gamma/tau: protein MSDDQSADNGSYVVVARRYRPRDFTQLVGQDHVARALQGAIETSRVGHAYLFTGARGVGKTSTARIFAKALNHPDGPTANPDSESDVAQAIDSGEDVDVIEIDGASNRGIDEIRSLRANVGVRPSRSRYKIYIIDEVHMLTGAAFNALLKTLEEPPEHVKFIFCTTDPEKIPITVLSRCQRFDFAPVESDKIVQRLREIVEAEDNTVEDEALELLARRAAGSMRDSQSLLEQVLSFSDGHLTADHVHTMLGTADDQRLHRLAEAMADRDASAALSQIDEAIAAGVDAGRLAEQMLGYFRDLMAVAVGCEASLMRYAAASMHGSLGELAGRWGLQTVLAIVGLVDETLVRIRHSVHARVLLEATVIQVCHLPDLQAISDLTAAASGAGGGKSAGEKKKRVAVASSSPSSAAMPTSAVPSSSTSPAAGSDAKVRVDSPAAPSGDHRAATSATASVAAGVPSGTPPVNSGSTAATSSQPAPQSQAVPSGGVATAVATPPQSEGAENSAAANESTTSTDGYPLISGDEATSSWSQVLQEMDPMTATLAKAAERVDSPEPGVLRMIFPGNSGLAFSRCQMPEHKEEILRTLSRVTGRRATLQFEATAVKKIEPVAAAKPKNKNRMQRMREIQANPLVQSCVELLGAEIVRVDTPRG from the coding sequence GTGAGCGACGATCAATCTGCGGACAACGGTTCTTACGTCGTTGTCGCAAGACGATATCGGCCACGGGACTTCACGCAACTTGTTGGCCAGGATCACGTTGCCCGAGCTTTGCAGGGCGCGATCGAGACTTCTCGAGTGGGGCATGCCTACCTGTTCACGGGGGCTCGCGGGGTCGGCAAGACCAGCACAGCTCGGATCTTCGCCAAGGCTTTGAATCACCCCGATGGTCCGACCGCGAATCCGGACAGCGAAAGCGACGTCGCTCAGGCGATCGATTCCGGAGAAGACGTTGATGTGATCGAAATCGACGGTGCCAGCAATCGCGGTATCGATGAGATTCGATCGTTGCGTGCCAACGTTGGTGTTCGCCCCAGTCGATCGCGATACAAGATCTACATCATCGACGAGGTTCATATGCTGACGGGGGCCGCGTTCAACGCGCTCCTGAAGACGCTCGAAGAACCGCCCGAGCACGTCAAGTTTATCTTTTGCACGACGGACCCTGAAAAGATTCCGATCACGGTGCTCAGTCGTTGTCAGCGATTCGATTTCGCTCCGGTTGAGAGCGACAAGATCGTGCAGCGTCTGCGCGAGATCGTCGAAGCCGAAGACAACACCGTTGAAGACGAAGCGTTGGAATTGTTGGCGCGTCGCGCTGCTGGCTCGATGCGAGACAGCCAATCCTTGCTCGAGCAAGTGCTGAGTTTTAGTGACGGTCACCTGACGGCGGACCATGTTCACACGATGTTGGGGACAGCCGACGATCAGCGACTGCATCGATTGGCGGAAGCCATGGCCGATCGAGATGCATCGGCTGCTCTATCGCAAATTGACGAAGCGATCGCAGCGGGTGTCGACGCGGGACGTTTGGCGGAACAAATGCTTGGGTACTTCCGTGACTTGATGGCGGTCGCCGTGGGGTGCGAAGCATCGCTGATGCGGTATGCGGCTGCATCGATGCACGGTTCGCTCGGTGAGCTGGCCGGACGTTGGGGGCTACAAACGGTGCTCGCGATCGTTGGCTTGGTCGACGAAACGTTGGTTCGAATTCGACATAGCGTTCATGCTCGCGTCTTGCTCGAAGCGACCGTGATTCAAGTTTGCCATCTGCCTGACTTGCAAGCGATCTCGGATTTGACCGCGGCAGCGTCTGGCGCAGGTGGCGGCAAATCGGCGGGCGAAAAAAAAAAGCGAGTCGCGGTAGCTAGTTCGTCACCGAGTTCGGCTGCCATGCCGACATCCGCGGTCCCTTCCAGTTCAACATCGCCCGCGGCTGGCTCGGACGCGAAGGTTCGAGTGGATTCTCCTGCCGCACCGTCTGGGGATCATCGAGCCGCGACAAGTGCGACTGCTTCCGTCGCTGCAGGCGTTCCTTCTGGCACGCCGCCCGTCAATTCGGGGTCAACTGCAGCGACATCTTCGCAGCCTGCACCTCAGTCTCAGGCAGTTCCATCCGGTGGTGTTGCCACCGCCGTCGCCACACCGCCGCAGAGCGAGGGCGCCGAGAATTCGGCCGCCGCAAACGAATCAACGACATCCACGGACGGATATCCGCTGATTTCGGGTGACGAAGCAACGTCGAGTTGGTCGCAGGTTCTGCAGGAGATGGATCCGATGACGGCGACGTTGGCAAAGGCAGCTGAGCGAGTTGATTCACCGGAGCCTGGTGTCCTTCGGATGATCTTTCCTGGTAATTCTGGGTTGGCGTTCAGTCGTTGCCAGATGCCCGAGCACAAAGAGGAAATCCTCCGTACGCTTTCACGGGTCACTGGCCGGCGTGCTACCTTGCAGTTTGAGGCGACCGCTGTCAAAAAAATCGAACCGGTCGCTGCGGCGAAACCGAAGAACAAAAATCGAATGCAACGAATGCGTGAGATACAAGCCAACCCGTTGGTTCAGTCTTGCGTCGAATTGCTGGGGGCAGAAATCGTTCGAGTCGACACTCCTCGCGGTTGA
- a CDS encoding DUF2141 domain-containing protein: MENGFESQTEVTSDPIEEVELEPGWNAWQSLPERWQQNHGSLLMVFATLVFLTGIGVLTYRQNQFRPPAFPDASSIDPPNNEQLTALDLASGEVALQAANGSTDQIMIRVIGAIPGDALVWLAIYNAETSFNNPENALVAAQVPVQPSGVAACTIPIDQLPTRFAIAAFHDTDNDGALSRNQFGIPAERYGFSNDARGKFGPPAFDDAVIDRPANGETPIEIQIY, encoded by the coding sequence ATGGAAAACGGGTTCGAATCCCAAACAGAAGTCACCTCCGACCCCATCGAAGAGGTTGAGTTGGAACCAGGCTGGAACGCTTGGCAATCACTCCCGGAGCGATGGCAGCAGAACCACGGGTCGCTGCTGATGGTTTTCGCGACACTCGTTTTTCTGACTGGAATCGGCGTCCTTACCTACCGACAAAATCAATTCCGCCCACCCGCTTTTCCTGACGCCTCCAGCATCGACCCGCCAAACAACGAACAGTTGACCGCTCTGGATCTTGCCAGTGGCGAAGTCGCCCTCCAGGCAGCCAACGGTTCGACCGACCAAATCATGATCCGTGTGATCGGTGCGATCCCGGGGGACGCATTGGTTTGGCTTGCGATCTACAACGCGGAGACATCTTTCAACAATCCTGAAAATGCGTTGGTTGCCGCACAGGTTCCCGTTCAGCCCAGCGGTGTGGCAGCCTGTACGATCCCCATCGATCAACTTCCGACACGATTCGCGATCGCCGCATTTCATGACACTGACAACGACGGTGCTTTGTCGCGAAATCAGTTTGGCATTCCCGCCGAACGATACGGATTCAGCAACGATGCACGCGGCAAGTTCGGACCACCCGCATTTGACGACGCTGTGATCGATCGCCCCGCCAATGGCGAAACGCCAATCGAGATCCAAATCTACTGA
- the rarD gene encoding EamA family transporter RarD, whose translation MAEPTKHSHSGELKIGLVCALLAHTMWGLFPIYWRQIGNADSTELVCHRIVWSFVTLGLVLPVMLWRGRWGGFRVVYQQLRSRKVWAVYSIAAVMIAINWLAFIWAVNNNRVLEASLGYYINPLLNVVLGVVVLGERLRWPQWMAVGFAAVGVSVMAIGNGGLPWVSMAMATSFAIYGLVKKKASLPVLLGLMLEVTLLVVPAAIYLGMRLADGVSTMQTGTTIEFGMLLGAGLITIAPLAFFAAAVQRVDLSLMGILQYIGPTLQFLVGYVLFGETLDLPRKIGFVFVWTGLLIFLLASQFKRRRPTLVAEAS comes from the coding sequence GTGGCTGAACCAACGAAGCATTCGCATAGCGGTGAGCTGAAGATCGGATTGGTGTGCGCCTTGTTGGCTCACACGATGTGGGGGCTGTTCCCGATCTACTGGCGACAAATTGGCAATGCCGATTCGACGGAATTGGTTTGCCACCGAATCGTATGGTCGTTCGTGACGCTGGGGTTAGTGCTGCCCGTGATGCTGTGGCGAGGACGCTGGGGTGGTTTTCGTGTCGTCTACCAGCAACTACGCAGTCGAAAAGTATGGGCGGTTTACTCCATCGCCGCCGTGATGATCGCGATCAATTGGTTGGCGTTCATTTGGGCGGTCAACAACAACCGCGTGTTAGAAGCGTCGTTGGGATACTACATCAACCCGCTGCTCAACGTGGTATTGGGAGTTGTTGTCTTGGGCGAACGCCTGCGGTGGCCGCAATGGATGGCGGTTGGATTCGCGGCGGTTGGTGTGTCCGTGATGGCGATTGGCAATGGAGGTTTGCCGTGGGTATCGATGGCGATGGCAACCTCGTTTGCGATCTACGGGCTGGTCAAAAAGAAAGCCTCGCTGCCAGTGCTGCTTGGGCTGATGTTGGAAGTCACCTTGCTGGTGGTTCCGGCAGCGATCTATTTGGGAATGCGTTTGGCGGACGGTGTGTCCACCATGCAGACCGGCACCACGATCGAATTTGGAATGCTGCTTGGTGCAGGGCTGATCACCATCGCACCGCTGGCGTTTTTCGCGGCGGCGGTACAGCGAGTGGATTTGTCGCTGATGGGGATCTTGCAATACATCGGTCCAACGTTGCAGTTTTTGGTTGGCTATGTCTTGTTTGGTGAAACGCTCGATTTGCCGCGCAAGATTGGTTTCGTATTTGTATGGACCGGGCTGCTGATTTTTTTGCTGGCGTCCCAGTTCAAGCGAAGAAGGCCAACGCTGGTTGCAGAGGCCAGCTAG